The proteins below come from a single Tissierella sp. MB52-C2 genomic window:
- the saoX gene encoding ABC transporter substrate-binding subunit SaoX → MKKRIIAMSLVLAMMAAVVVGCTDSSKNTVIQEVDYDPTVEVAKYELGELSAGDKDFVIQLGYRDCDHMVPSIIGEKAGIYEALGLNVVVTKTGKIMEAMSSGEMHVGYQGIEGAIKSVNQGAPLFMAAANHLGGSRYLVVSNDIKEPKDLIGKTLAIGSGAETRPEWRNWAEELDIPVGLENYEVVDMGDKDKVFALKAGQLDAFSACDPYGSMVEFEGFGRIMATGWGAHVSDNMDEGWGICCIYCMNNDFLNDHPELAKRLVLAHALSIKYLYEHPYNASMMFAEGFGTAPEVGLKTVYMKTVAEGRTITWKFSEENLDNYIQYFYDFEIPEEEIPNINDIQKFMSTDLLETCGIEDFNTFIKENIDTNFPIGDTYEEWLVKAKAVDGIEESTASNN, encoded by the coding sequence ATGAAAAAAAGAATTATTGCTATGAGTTTAGTATTGGCAATGATGGCAGCAGTTGTAGTAGGATGTACAGACAGCAGCAAAAATACTGTAATTCAAGAGGTTGACTATGATCCAACTGTAGAGGTAGCCAAATATGAATTAGGAGAGCTATCAGCTGGAGATAAGGATTTCGTAATCCAATTGGGATACAGAGATTGTGACCATATGGTTCCATCTATTATAGGAGAAAAAGCTGGAATTTACGAAGCATTGGGTCTAAATGTAGTTGTTACGAAGACTGGTAAAATCATGGAAGCTATGTCTTCAGGTGAAATGCACGTAGGATACCAAGGAATTGAAGGTGCTATTAAATCAGTTAATCAAGGAGCACCATTATTTATGGCAGCAGCAAATCATTTAGGGGGTTCTAGATATTTAGTTGTAAGCAATGATATAAAAGAACCAAAGGATTTAATCGGTAAAACTTTAGCCATTGGTTCAGGGGCAGAAACAAGACCAGAATGGAGAAACTGGGCAGAAGAATTGGATATTCCAGTGGGATTAGAAAACTATGAAGTGGTTGATATGGGTGATAAAGATAAGGTGTTTGCATTAAAAGCTGGACAGCTTGATGCTTTTTCTGCTTGTGACCCTTATGGATCTATGGTAGAATTTGAAGGTTTTGGCCGTATCATGGCTACAGGATGGGGTGCCCATGTTTCAGATAATATGGATGAAGGATGGGGTATATGCTGTATTTATTGTATGAACAATGATTTTTTAAATGATCATCCAGAATTAGCAAAAAGGCTAGTACTTGCCCACGCTTTATCTATTAAATATCTATATGAACATCCTTACAATGCTTCAATGATGTTTGCAGAAGGATTTGGTACTGCTCCAGAAGTTGGATTAAAAACTGTATATATGAAGACTGTAGCAGAAGGTAGAACTATTACATGGAAATTTTCTGAGGAGAATTTAGATAATTATATTCAATATTTCTATGATTTTGAAATTCCAGAAGAAGAAATTCCAAATATAAATGATATTCAAAAGTTCATGTCAACGGATTTACTTGAGACTTGCGGCATTGAAGATTTTAATACATTCATAAAAGAAAATATTGATACAAACTTTCCAATTGGAGATACCTATGAGGAATGGTTAGTCAAGGCAAAAGCCGTAGATGGAATTGAAGAAAGCACTGCTAGTAATAATTAG
- a CDS encoding MerR family transcriptional regulator, with amino-acid sequence MLFIKDICKITRLNSSAVRYYDSQGLLGEVKRRDNNYRIFDEKDIERLLFIKKARSLGFELEEIKKILMLKDSGIAPCNYVSSKIQEKISFIKTEIARLQKENDKLEKYLSDAKKVDGCKGKICHYIEGIEEEQDKKIGGNVI; translated from the coding sequence ATGTTATTTATCAAAGATATATGTAAAATCACCAGACTTAATAGTTCTGCCGTTAGATATTATGATAGCCAAGGCTTATTAGGAGAAGTAAAAAGGCGAGATAATAACTATAGAATATTTGATGAAAAAGATATAGAAAGATTACTTTTCATAAAAAAAGCTAGAAGCCTAGGTTTTGAATTGGAAGAAATAAAAAAAATATTGATGCTAAAAGATAGTGGAATAGCCCCTTGTAATTATGTAAGTAGTAAGATACAGGAAAAGATATCTTTTATAAAAACAGAAATAGCTAGACTTCAGAAGGAAAATGATAAATTGGAAAAATATTTATCTGATGCAAAAAAAGTAGATGGATGTAAGGGCAAAATATGTCATTATATTGAAGGCATTGAAGAAGAACAAGATAAAAAAATAGGGGGAAATGTAATATGA
- the saoP gene encoding ABC transporter permease subunit SaoP (Most members of this family are selenoproteins with the selenocysteine residue at the channel-gating position.) yields the protein MVHATKMKDRNNWRKLNGKDFNIYTPIALIVIAAIWWVAAEIVDKPFLFPSLKSVMEALFKAITDLYVLRNIGITMRRVLTGAFYAFIIGLPIGMTMGYSKTMLRAFAPFINSLRQVPIMAWVPLSIIWFGLGDGPTIFMIAFSGIFTIILNTIAGVQDISKDYYNAARSMGAKTMDIIKDIVLPGSLPGIITGLRLSIGMGWMSVIUAEFIATSAGFGYCMVEAQSRMETHTIIAYMFIAALIGFGIDRLMLLIESILLRWKAD from the coding sequence ATGGTACATGCTACTAAGATGAAAGATAGAAATAATTGGAGAAAGCTCAATGGAAAAGACTTCAATATTTATACACCAATTGCATTAATAGTAATTGCCGCAATATGGTGGGTTGCAGCAGAAATCGTTGATAAACCTTTTCTTTTCCCTTCCTTAAAAAGTGTAATGGAAGCTTTATTTAAGGCTATTACAGATTTATACGTACTTAGGAATATTGGTATTACTATGAGGCGTGTTTTAACAGGTGCTTTTTATGCATTTATTATTGGACTACCTATTGGAATGACTATGGGATATTCTAAGACTATGTTAAGAGCTTTTGCGCCTTTTATAAACTCTTTAAGACAGGTTCCTATAATGGCATGGGTACCACTGTCTATTATTTGGTTTGGTCTTGGTGACGGACCTACGATTTTTATGATTGCCTTTTCTGGTATTTTTACAATTATTTTAAATACTATTGCAGGAGTCCAAGACATTAGTAAAGATTATTACAATGCAGCACGGAGTATGGGTGCAAAGACTATGGATATTATTAAAGATATTGTACTTCCAGGGTCGTTGCCAGGGATTATTACTGGTTTAAGACTATCCATTGGTATGGGCTGGATGTCTGTTATCTGAGCGGAGTTCATAGCGACCAGTGCCGGGTTCGGCTACTGTATGGTAGAAGCTCAATCTAGAATGGAAACTCATACAATTATAGCATATATGTTTATAGCTGCTTTAATTGGATTTGGTATTGATAGATTGATGCTCTTAATTGAAAGTATATTACTTAGGTGGAAAGCAGATTAA
- the saoA gene encoding ABC transporter ATP-binding protein SaoA: protein MSISVKGITKVFSNRRDKKSMNTVLQDISFDVREGEFVSLLGPSGCGKTTTLNIIAGFLKHEGGNITIDGKDVNKPGPDRAFVFQNYALFPWMKVGENIVYPMKKQGIPRKQRQERLKELLTMAHLEEYENYYIHEISGGMKQRVALLRALACDPKILLMDEPLGAVDFQMRQMLQVQLEAMLQGSNKTALMVTHDVDEAIYLSDRVIVMSRDHGRILADIKIELPRPRDRKSEKYHQYTNELSDVLRSALNGEVKNQGDEELLEFIQKTEKKDSKKAAFI, encoded by the coding sequence ATGTCAATATCAGTGAAAGGAATTACTAAGGTTTTTTCCAATAGAAGAGATAAGAAGTCAATGAATACTGTATTGCAGGATATTTCCTTTGATGTAAGGGAAGGAGAATTTGTGTCACTATTAGGGCCATCGGGCTGTGGAAAGACGACAACACTAAATATTATTGCAGGTTTTTTAAAACATGAAGGTGGAAATATTACAATAGATGGTAAAGATGTAAACAAGCCTGGGCCAGATAGAGCCTTTGTATTTCAAAATTATGCACTTTTTCCTTGGATGAAAGTAGGAGAAAATATTGTTTATCCAATGAAGAAGCAAGGAATACCAAGAAAACAACGTCAAGAAAGACTTAAAGAGCTATTAACGATGGCACACCTTGAAGAATACGAAAATTATTATATCCATGAAATATCTGGTGGAATGAAACAGAGAGTTGCTTTATTAAGGGCTTTAGCCTGTGATCCAAAGATATTATTAATGGATGAGCCCCTAGGTGCAGTTGATTTTCAGATGCGTCAGATGCTTCAGGTACAGTTAGAAGCAATGCTGCAAGGAAGTAACAAGACTGCACTTATGGTTACCCATGATGTAGATGAAGCTATTTATTTAAGTGATAGAGTTATAGTTATGTCTAGGGATCATGGAAGGATATTGGCAGATATAAAGATAGAACTTCCTAGACCTAGAGATAGAAAAAGTGAAAAATATCATCAATATACTAATGAACTATCTGATGTTTTAAGATCTGCCTTAAATGGAGAAGTGAAAAATCAAGGAGATGAGGAATTATTAGAGTTTATTCAGAAAACAGAGAAAAAAGATAGTAAGAAGGCAGCATTTATTTAG
- the saoB gene encoding ABC transporter substrate-binding (seleno)protein SaoB: MNITKKIFFFFILVIVLGLGFSKFMPKEKKIQKTDIRLRIGSGDDITGLLLEQIINKSKEMGTDSPYTIEEKEDTLFDFTFKDCUSNTAQWALSSDEVDMAFYCNHMALHLVRANDDFQIYGPVVMNAEVIAYKDEVSDIHKLGIGQKREHLYELVKESYGHIEEIVEISPVNLPYSLEGGQIDGAVLDITKAALLPKFKFTSLSKNDYISYSLIVRKDVVNTKAFREFLIEYNKTIEELNEVETLKKYISMPKEFWDNTNIKLLSLE; this comes from the coding sequence ATGAACATAACAAAAAAAATATTCTTTTTCTTTATATTAGTTATAGTTTTAGGATTAGGATTTTCTAAATTCATGCCTAAAGAGAAAAAGATACAAAAAACAGACATAAGATTAAGGATTGGTTCAGGAGATGATATAACTGGACTACTTTTAGAGCAGATCATTAATAAGAGTAAAGAAATGGGTACAGACAGTCCTTATACTATAGAGGAAAAAGAAGATACTCTATTTGATTTTACATTTAAAGACTGCTGAAGTAACACAGCACAATGGGCCTTGAGCTCAGATGAAGTTGATATGGCCTTTTATTGTAATCATATGGCTTTACATTTGGTCCGTGCCAATGATGATTTTCAAATATATGGCCCTGTTGTTATGAATGCAGAAGTCATTGCTTATAAAGATGAAGTAAGTGATATACACAAACTTGGCATAGGGCAAAAGAGAGAACATTTATATGAATTGGTTAAAGAAAGTTATGGACATATAGAGGAAATTGTTGAAATATCTCCTGTTAATCTACCTTATTCATTAGAAGGAGGACAAATTGATGGGGCAGTTTTAGATATAACGAAGGCAGCTTTATTGCCTAAGTTTAAATTTACTTCTCTTTCAAAAAATGATTATATTTCCTATAGCCTAATTGTAAGGAAAGATGTGGTAAATACAAAAGCTTTTCGAGAATTTCTGATAGAATACAACAAAACAATAGAAGAGTTAAATGAAGTGGAAACACTTAAAAAATATATAAGTATGCCAAAGGAATTTTGGGATAATACAAATATAAAACTTTTAAGTTTAGAATAG